Within the Glycine max cultivar Williams 82 chromosome 12, Glycine_max_v4.0, whole genome shotgun sequence genome, the region AGTATGTAGTGGACAATGCTATGTATATGGGAGGAACTGGCTGGGCAGTAAAAGAGTTTTCTTGGGACAACAAATATGCTGGTGTGCAGATCCTCCTATCAAAGGTAATTATTTATGACAACATTTTTTTCCATGCTTCCTAACcacttaatttaaattcatttcatGTTCTGAAAGTATAATAGCTATATTTGGAGATATTTTTTGTTCATGACAAAACCATATAGCATCATTTGATCCACGTACCAGTCCCCAGATGAGAAAGGACTTTCTTTGTTGTCATTGTGAATCCATGATTTTGTGTATATGGAAATCAAATGTGCTATTACTTTTATCCTCACCAAAGAATCATACAATGAATGGTTCAATGCAATTTGCAGGTGTTACTAGAAGGAAAGGCTGGTGCTTACGCTGCCACACTAAAGCAATACCAGGCCAAGGCAGAATATTTTACCTGCGCTTGCTTGCAAAAGAATGATGGTTACAATGTCCAAAAAACACCAGGTTAGATGCTGATGTAGAACATTAATTTAACAACCACTTGACCTCATTCTTAAAtggatttaaaaaaacatagatGGAAAAACATAATCATTTCATTATATTTCTGCTGACCAGGTGGCTTACTATACGTGCGTGATTGGAACAACATGCAGTATGTTTCTTCTGCTGCATTCCTTTTAGCTGTTTACTCTAATTACCTATCAGCAACAAAATCACAGCTCAACTGTCCAGATGGACAAACTCAGCCTCAGGAGCTCCTCAATTTTGTCAAGTCACAGGTATCTGTTGGAATCTGATTTTTCCCTAGTTGACCATGTGTCGTGGttggacaaaacttagatacgATTATTTAAGTGTTTTTGGTATTGTTCTCTAATCAAAACTAGAAGTTTACATTGGTATTGTACGTAAACACATAAGGAAATACATGTATGTTTTGTCAGTCATGGTTTAATGTGAGATTTAATTAGTATACTAAATCGCAGGCTGACTATATCCTTGGTAAAAACCCTGCGGATGTGAGCTACTTGGTAGGATATGGAGCAAAATATCCTCTTCATGTTCACCACAGAGGTGCTTCCATTGCTTCAATCTTTGCTCTACACTATGAGGTTGGCTGCACCCAAGGATTTGAGACGTGGTATAACCGTGCTGAGCCAAATCCTAATGTCATCTGCGGTGGCCTCGTGGGTGGTCCAGATAAAAATGATGACTTCTCTGATGAAAGATCCAATTATGAACAAACTGAGCCTACAATTTCAGGTTCTGCTCCTCTTGTAGGCATCTTCGCTAAACTGCAGAGTTTGTATGGTAATCATAATATAGGTGAAGGTGAGGGATAACCACCATCCTAAGCTAATCTGCTCTGTTGTCTTCCACTTCCACTATGAAGCctcaatcatatatatttttctcctgTCACACAGGTTACAACCATAATGAATCACCAGTGCCCCAGCAAAAAACACCAAGTGAGTCCTAGATATGATTTTTCACATTTACTCAGCAGCTAATAGTGTTTGTTTTCACATGTTGTTGCATAACTGACATTATTTCTGACTTTCCAAACATGCATATAGTAAAATAAACTAGCACAAGGTCAAAAAAAGAGTTTAGAAAATTTGTGCTCATGCAGCCTTTGCACCAACATCTATTGGATTGACAGGTACAAATCCAGGGAAAGCAACAGTGTCCAAgacatcatcagaatcagaaggTGATATCTAAATCTAGCCATCGTTGCTTTCCAAATTAATTTTGCAAGCACTGGCTGAAGAATGGTAAGGTTGTGTTGCAGGTGCCGCAGTTGAATTCCTTCACTCGATAAGTAGCTCATGGACTGTTGGAGGTGCAACTTATTACCGTCACAGGGTGATaatcaagaacacttcttcAAAGCCAATCTCAGATCTTAAGTTGGTGATTAAGGATCTCTCAG harbors:
- the LOC100802420 gene encoding endoglucanase 5 isoform X2, translating into MKNLNISLCMLLVALVRLGGSAPSGFNYGDALDKSLMFFEAQRSGKLPLPQRVKWRGDSGLQDGFQQGVDLVGGYYDAGDHVKFGLPMAYSVTMLAWGAIEFNKEIADLNQMGQALWAIKWGTDYFIKAHTQPNVLWGQVGDGVSDHYCWERAEDMTTSRGAYKIDEQHPGSDLAGETAAALAAAAIAFRPYNSSYSNLLLVHAKQLFTFADRFRGLYDDSISSAQQFYTSSGYSDELLWAATWLHQATGDEYYIKYVVDNAMYMGGTGWAVKEFSWDNKYAGVQILLSKVLLEGKAGAYAATLKQYQAKAEYFTCACLQKNDGYNVQKTPGGLLYVRDWNNMQYVSSAAFLLAVYSNYLSATKSQLNCPDGQTQPQELLNFVKSQADYILGKNPADVSYLVGYGAKYPLHVHHRGASIASIFALHYEVGCTQGFETWYNRAEPNPNVICGGLVGGPDKNDDFSDERSNYEQTEPTISGSAPLVGIFAKLQSLYGNHNIGEGYNHNESPVPQQKTPSTNPGKATVSKTSSESEGAAVEFLHSISSSWTVGGATYYRHRVIIKNTSSKPISDLKLVIKDLSGSLWGLSPTEEKDTYELPQWHKVLNPGSESIFVYVQGGPQAKVSIKSLH
- the LOC100802420 gene encoding endoglucanase 5 isoform X1, translated to MKNLNISLCMLLVALVRLGGSAPSGFNYGDALDKSLMFFEAQRSGKLPLPQRVKWRGDSGLQDGFQQGVDLVGGYYDAGDHVKFGLPMAYSVTMLAWGAIEFNKEIADLNQMGQALWAIKWGTDYFIKAHTQPNVLWGQVGDGVSDHYCWERAEDMTTSRGAYKIDEQHPGSDLAGETAAALAAAAIAFRPYNSSYSNLLLVHAKQLFTFADRFRGLYDDSISSAQQFYTSSGYSDELLWAATWLHQATGDEYYIKYVVDNAMYMGGTGWAVKEFSWDNKYAGVQILLSKVLLEGKAGAYAATLKQYQAKAEYFTCACLQKNDGYNVQKTPGGLLYVRDWNNMQYVSSAAFLLAVYSNYLSATKSQLNCPDGQTQPQELLNFVKSQADYILGKNPADVSYLVGYGAKYPLHVHHRGASIASIFALHYEVGCTQGFETWYNRAEPNPNVICGGLVGGPDKNDDFSDERSNYEQTEPTISGSAPLVGIFAKLQSLYGNHNIGEGYNHNESPVPQQKTPTFAPTSIGLTGTNPGKATVSKTSSESEGAAVEFLHSISSSWTVGGATYYRHRVIIKNTSSKPISDLKLVIKDLSGSLWGLSPTEEKDTYELPQWHKVLNPGSESIFVYVQGGPQAKVSIKSLH